One window from the genome of Microbulbifer sp. ALW1 encodes:
- a CDS encoding amidohydrolase family protein, with the protein MDYLIKNAEAVHAPQSGNVTDLRITNGYISELGRDLVPAPGETLIDAGQCVVLPGLVNTHHHLAQSVLKGVPEGLNQGLGEWLASVPYRFWPHFTPRLMYLAATLGLSELLRSGGTTCADHHYLYHAGVTEELEDAVWQAAEDLGIRLVLCRGGATVSGSHKGMARAGIRPENIDTMLERIDASRSRYHQPHSNAMRKLVVAPTSLIHSSRAEDLRALAAYAREYDLRLHSHLLEVPFDESQAQALHGCSAVEYAARCDWLGPDVWFAHLVQATTADIEQLVATGTGISHCPTSNCRLGSGIAPVTAMDKAGMPVSLGVDGSASSESASMIQEANLSWLLHRAVHGPDATTLERCLDWSSVNGARLLGLDITGELAIGRAADLVVYDLAHYRYTGVHARTLAPVMAGEPVKVKTSFVDGRQVVDNGEVVGLDLAQVASELSREMLQLLKRAG; encoded by the coding sequence GTGGATTATCTGATCAAAAATGCAGAAGCGGTTCACGCTCCCCAGTCCGGGAATGTGACCGACCTTAGAATTACCAATGGCTACATTTCAGAACTGGGCCGGGATCTCGTTCCAGCGCCCGGCGAAACGCTAATCGACGCCGGTCAATGTGTTGTACTGCCGGGGCTCGTCAACACCCATCATCACCTTGCCCAGTCTGTACTGAAAGGCGTGCCCGAAGGCTTGAATCAGGGACTAGGGGAGTGGTTGGCATCAGTTCCTTACCGCTTCTGGCCACACTTCACTCCCCGGCTGATGTATCTCGCCGCGACATTGGGATTGTCTGAATTGCTGCGCTCGGGAGGAACCACCTGCGCAGACCACCATTACCTTTACCATGCCGGTGTAACCGAGGAACTGGAGGATGCGGTGTGGCAAGCGGCGGAGGATCTGGGTATCCGTCTCGTGCTATGTCGCGGCGGTGCAACCGTCTCCGGTTCACATAAAGGCATGGCGCGGGCCGGTATTCGCCCCGAAAATATCGATACCATGCTCGAGCGTATCGACGCTAGCCGCAGTCGCTATCATCAGCCACACTCCAATGCCATGCGCAAGCTGGTCGTCGCGCCAACCAGTTTGATTCACTCGAGTAGGGCAGAGGACCTACGCGCACTCGCGGCCTACGCCCGAGAATACGACTTACGACTACATTCCCACCTTCTCGAAGTCCCTTTCGACGAATCCCAGGCCCAGGCGCTGCATGGCTGTTCTGCCGTCGAGTATGCCGCCCGTTGCGACTGGTTAGGGCCCGATGTCTGGTTTGCACATCTGGTACAGGCGACGACGGCAGATATCGAGCAACTGGTTGCAACCGGTACCGGAATCAGCCATTGCCCAACCTCTAATTGCCGTCTCGGCAGCGGTATTGCGCCAGTGACCGCAATGGATAAGGCCGGCATGCCGGTATCACTGGGGGTTGATGGCTCTGCATCTTCTGAGTCTGCCTCCATGATTCAGGAGGCAAATCTGTCCTGGTTGCTGCACCGGGCCGTACATGGACCTGACGCCACAACACTGGAACGCTGCCTGGATTGGTCGAGCGTAAACGGCGCCAGATTGCTGGGTTTGGACATTACAGGTGAATTGGCGATTGGCCGCGCAGCGGATCTGGTGGTCTACGATCTGGCGCATTACCGATACACCGGAGTGCATGCACGCACGTTAGCTCCAGTGATGGCCGGCGAACCTGTAAAAGTGAAAACAAGCTTCGTAGACGGCCGCCAAGTTGTCGATAACGGCGAAGTAGTTGGCCTTGATCTGGCGCAAGTTGCCAGCGAATTGAGTCGTGAAATGCTGCAGTTACTGAAGCGTGCCGGCTGA
- a CDS encoding hydrolase, giving the protein MNHTAFDTGKEKSLINHFQPGIGLGNCHLQTIFSRYHRPRPWIRTQLQWFTTPDQDRLALHTPTPLCDNRERPIVLILHGLEGSVESPYVQGLMQVLMGTKFQVAVMHFRGCGGIPNLLPRAYHSGDSEDPRWLATQLREHYPNTPLMAVGYSLGGNVLLKWLGEDGEGSPLSAAVSVSAPLDLHLSSRRMNLGLSKVYQRHLLTSLKESLGRKAQDPALAKAMPPLNQARYFSNFRNFDDHFTAPLHGFQGVDDYYTKASSRPFLKNIARPTLLVHAMDDPFVCPDAVPGSREVSPSVQLAISKRGGHVGFVSGSLWRPEYWLESVIPEFLNHVS; this is encoded by the coding sequence TTGAATCACACTGCTTTCGATACCGGCAAAGAGAAGAGCCTGATCAATCATTTTCAACCTGGGATAGGCCTCGGAAACTGCCATCTGCAGACCATTTTCTCTCGCTATCACCGGCCCAGGCCCTGGATTCGCACCCAGCTCCAATGGTTTACCACCCCGGATCAGGACCGCCTGGCCCTGCATACCCCCACGCCTCTTTGCGATAACCGGGAAAGGCCGATTGTCCTGATACTGCATGGGTTGGAAGGTTCTGTAGAATCTCCCTACGTACAGGGCCTGATGCAGGTATTGATGGGTACCAAATTTCAGGTCGCAGTAATGCACTTTCGCGGTTGCGGCGGCATTCCGAACCTGTTGCCGCGGGCCTACCACAGTGGCGACAGCGAAGACCCCCGATGGCTCGCGACCCAATTACGCGAGCATTATCCCAACACACCGTTGATGGCTGTAGGCTATTCCTTGGGCGGTAACGTCTTGTTGAAATGGCTGGGGGAAGACGGGGAGGGCAGCCCGCTGAGCGCAGCGGTATCCGTTTCAGCCCCATTGGACCTTCACCTTTCCAGTCGCAGAATGAACCTGGGCTTATCCAAGGTTTACCAGCGTCACCTGCTTACAAGCCTGAAGGAAAGCCTGGGACGTAAAGCGCAGGATCCAGCGCTGGCCAAGGCCATGCCTCCGCTGAATCAAGCGCGCTATTTCAGCAATTTTCGCAACTTCGATGACCACTTTACGGCCCCACTGCATGGGTTTCAGGGCGTAGACGACTATTACACCAAGGCATCGAGCCGCCCCTTCCTGAAGAATATCGCACGTCCAACCCTGCTTGTTCACGCAATGGATGACCCATTTGTCTGTCCGGATGCGGTTCCCGGTTCCCGCGAGGTAAGCCCAAGTGTTCAGCTTGCCATCAGCAAGCGGGGAGGGCATGTGGGTTTTGTGAGCGGCAGTTTGTGGCGACCGGAATACTGGCTGGAGTCCGTCATTCCGGAATTCCTGAATCACGTTTCCTGA
- a CDS encoding outer membrane protein OmpK, with product MKIMKKSLAALSLVTLASGAQAEITWSNTSVTLLSANEYLNPFSGEDGSGGVLTFANAASYNWGKSFFFVDRFKTDDKETLEDSSYGELNVDFSLTGGKGFEAGLIKDVYVATTWEYAASPNVDNLLIGSSVRWRLPGYAWIDTGLYVRDNGKNKYGVEEDTSYHFASAWGIPFSLGDTKMSLEGFIDLQTSTETNFGQDVPMKIVLQPKLKLDMGGVFGNPGTFFAGLEYDYRKNMYGVDGQDQKNPQLFVEFSL from the coding sequence ATGAAAATAATGAAAAAATCCCTGGCTGCGCTTTCCTTGGTAACTTTGGCAAGTGGTGCCCAGGCTGAAATTACCTGGAGCAATACATCTGTAACCCTGTTATCTGCAAATGAATACCTGAATCCGTTTAGTGGCGAAGACGGTAGCGGTGGCGTGCTGACATTTGCCAATGCCGCGTCCTACAACTGGGGAAAAAGCTTCTTTTTTGTCGACCGCTTCAAGACCGATGATAAAGAGACACTCGAAGATAGTTCCTACGGTGAGCTGAATGTAGATTTCAGTCTCACTGGTGGTAAAGGATTCGAGGCAGGTTTGATCAAGGATGTCTATGTGGCAACGACTTGGGAGTATGCGGCGTCGCCCAATGTGGACAATCTACTGATCGGCTCATCTGTACGCTGGCGCCTGCCGGGGTATGCATGGATAGACACTGGTCTTTACGTTCGGGATAACGGCAAAAACAAGTACGGTGTTGAAGAAGATACCAGTTACCATTTTGCCAGTGCCTGGGGCATTCCGTTTTCCCTGGGTGACACGAAAATGAGCCTGGAAGGGTTCATTGACCTGCAAACCTCTACAGAAACCAATTTTGGTCAGGATGTGCCGATGAAAATCGTGCTACAACCGAAATTGAAGCTGGATATGGGGGGAGTCTTCGGCAATCCCGGTACTTTCTTCGCAGGCCTGGAATACGACTATCGCAAGAATATGTACGGGGTAGACGGCCAGGATCAAAAGAACCCTCAGCTGTTTGTCGAATTTAGTCTTTAA
- a CDS encoding TetR/AcrR family transcriptional regulator, giving the protein MKIEDVKASLEADKKYKVGKIREQNYKDILEAAKIIFAQYGYKGASMMSIANQAGLPKANIHYYFKSKSLLYAAVLEEIISEWNRSFEVTEDDDPRDALESYILNKVRQSCENPLPSKLFATEIIAGAPYLDEYIRGNMRKWFRHKVEVINSWIAQGKIQPVDPEYLLFMIWSSSQHYGDFESQILKLLNKGEYDDTDIERIGRFVAEMILARCGLTPSWKG; this is encoded by the coding sequence GTGAAGATTGAGGATGTAAAAGCTTCGCTGGAGGCAGATAAGAAATACAAAGTGGGTAAAATTCGGGAGCAGAATTACAAGGACATCTTAGAGGCGGCAAAGATAATTTTTGCCCAGTATGGCTACAAAGGCGCCAGTATGATGTCCATTGCCAATCAGGCTGGTCTCCCCAAAGCCAATATCCACTACTACTTCAAGAGTAAATCTCTGCTGTACGCGGCGGTGCTTGAGGAAATCATTAGCGAGTGGAACCGCAGCTTTGAAGTAACCGAAGACGATGATCCCCGGGATGCACTGGAATCTTACATCTTGAACAAGGTGCGGCAGTCCTGTGAAAACCCACTACCCTCCAAGCTTTTTGCTACGGAAATCATTGCCGGAGCGCCGTATTTGGATGAATACATACGCGGCAACATGCGCAAATGGTTCCGGCACAAGGTTGAAGTGATTAATAGTTGGATTGCGCAGGGAAAAATACAGCCGGTGGATCCGGAGTATTTGTTGTTCATGATTTGGTCATCCAGCCAGCACTACGGAGATTTTGAATCCCAGATCCTCAAGCTTCTGAACAAAGGTGAGTACGACGATACTGACATTGAGCGTATCGGCCGTTTTGTAGCCGAAATGATTCTTGCCAGGTGCGGCCTTACGCCCAGCTGGAAAGGCTGA
- a CDS encoding lysozyme inhibitor LprI family protein: MKANCRTAEIRYIVMGPLIAPLIALTACNTPKQEPVADPIQIDPEAVACAIASDPVEKLICQDTELSHLRAELQGIYAQLAEIPEAQPHVGKSERDWLQVRDACRERRCIEMAYHLRIARMQLALDSCKGHGLMESSPQHIGDQCRQAVAGQKPLRTATPMPSSRIKPQPRVARVNFPTEHNASPPAVKGPSFRCEQAVTRVEKEICGSRYLSSLDRQMDAIYQQKRANPEVRDSIRETQLDWLRNERSKCETVTGFSYDSNGKRIVSCIRAAYLARINVLKTVSFGHSEQASKEASE; encoded by the coding sequence ATGAAAGCCAACTGTCGTACAGCTGAAATCCGATACATTGTTATGGGCCCATTAATTGCGCCACTCATCGCACTAACTGCCTGTAATACACCGAAACAGGAGCCTGTAGCAGACCCTATTCAGATTGACCCGGAAGCCGTTGCCTGCGCTATAGCCAGTGATCCGGTCGAAAAGCTGATTTGCCAGGATACTGAATTAAGCCACCTCCGCGCCGAACTCCAGGGCATTTATGCGCAATTGGCCGAAATTCCAGAAGCCCAGCCCCATGTAGGGAAATCGGAACGAGATTGGCTACAGGTCAGAGATGCGTGTAGGGAAAGGCGCTGTATAGAAATGGCGTATCACTTGCGAATTGCACGTATGCAGCTGGCTCTGGATAGCTGCAAGGGACACGGACTTATGGAGTCGTCACCGCAGCATATAGGCGATCAATGCCGGCAAGCAGTTGCTGGCCAGAAGCCGCTGAGAACTGCCACGCCGATGCCATCCTCAAGAATCAAGCCTCAGCCCAGAGTCGCCAGAGTCAATTTTCCAACCGAACACAACGCCAGTCCCCCGGCAGTCAAAGGGCCTAGCTTCCGTTGTGAGCAAGCTGTAACCAGGGTAGAGAAGGAAATTTGTGGCTCCAGGTATTTATCGAGCCTGGACCGCCAAATGGATGCCATCTACCAACAAAAGAGAGCCAACCCGGAAGTTCGCGACAGCATCCGGGAGACGCAACTGGACTGGCTTCGCAATGAGCGTTCCAAATGCGAGACGGTGACTGGCTTTTCTTACGACAGCAACGGGAAACGTATCGTATCCTGCATCCGTGCGGCATATCTGGCGCGAATCAATGTGCTGAAGACCGTGTCATTTGGTCATTCTGAACAAGCTTCTAAAGAAGCTTCTGAATAG
- a CDS encoding isopenicillin N synthase family oxygenase, producing the protein MTTSNVQYALDELKFESTLGGLGEEAESSIIPLIDLSDFEERREEITEALWQAATEVGFFQLSNHGIPLQDIQKTFRLSEEFFALDTGEKQQYPLKDGTNAGWEYMAQVRPSTGVADRKESYQITLPNMTGLWPSDEVLPNFHSDMLDFERQCWKLGMQVLSCFAERLGFDRDFFTRAHHPESAEYQNTLRLLHYLPIDNPEQLDGKSWRAGAHTDFDCLTMVFQQENQGGLQVCGGKDARNQLVWYPVIPQNGVITCNIGDMLMRWSDDELKSTLHRVRMPRPEEGQHSRYSMAYFCQANKDMMIQGPQKRYAPISAADYLKLRINANFADSKG; encoded by the coding sequence ATGACAACCAGTAACGTGCAATATGCACTGGATGAACTCAAGTTTGAATCAACACTCGGCGGATTAGGGGAGGAAGCCGAAAGCAGTATTATCCCGTTAATTGACCTGTCCGATTTTGAAGAACGCCGTGAGGAAATTACCGAAGCCTTATGGCAAGCGGCCACCGAAGTTGGCTTTTTCCAGCTTTCGAATCACGGTATCCCGCTGCAAGACATACAGAAAACGTTTCGCCTTTCAGAAGAGTTCTTCGCACTCGACACGGGCGAGAAGCAGCAATACCCGCTCAAAGACGGGACAAATGCTGGATGGGAATACATGGCTCAGGTACGCCCTTCTACTGGGGTTGCTGACCGTAAGGAGTCCTACCAGATCACCCTGCCCAATATGACCGGACTTTGGCCCTCAGACGAGGTGCTACCCAACTTCCATAGCGATATGCTGGATTTTGAACGGCAGTGTTGGAAATTGGGAATGCAGGTCCTGTCCTGCTTTGCCGAGCGCCTGGGGTTCGACCGGGATTTCTTCACCCGGGCGCACCATCCGGAATCGGCTGAATACCAGAATACCTTGCGTCTGCTGCACTATCTGCCGATCGATAATCCGGAACAACTCGACGGAAAAAGCTGGCGCGCTGGTGCGCACACGGATTTTGACTGCCTGACGATGGTGTTTCAGCAGGAAAATCAGGGAGGACTACAGGTTTGCGGTGGCAAAGACGCGCGCAACCAGCTCGTTTGGTATCCCGTAATCCCGCAAAATGGTGTTATCACCTGTAACATTGGCGATATGTTGATGCGCTGGAGTGACGATGAGCTCAAGTCCACATTGCACCGTGTGAGGATGCCACGTCCGGAAGAAGGACAGCATTCTCGTTACAGCATGGCCTACTTCTGCCAGGCGAATAAAGACATGATGATTCAAGGTCCCCAGAAACGCTATGCGCCGATCAGTGCGGCGGATTACTTGAAGCTTCGTATTAACGCGAATTTCGCAGACTCCAAGGGCTGA
- a CDS encoding ABC transporter permease: MTQTIMNPQRLKQLLPMVTLLSIVPLWEILCRTLSIPDYLLPSPSRIINAFYEVDSARWLDHLWATLRVAVLGFGLSMLISFPLAVAMVCSRYMTKTLYPLLVIIQSTPVVAVAPLIIVIFGTGDAPRLTITCLITFFPLVVAMTTGMLETPSELIELSRSLRAGRRKEILQIRLPYATPHIFSGMKVAITLSIIGAVVAEFVAAEKGLGYFIQFSTSFFKVPQAFSSLIFLSAVSLALFKLVQWIQQRFFSWSLPKDQRV; this comes from the coding sequence ATGACTCAGACAATCATGAATCCACAACGCCTCAAGCAGTTGCTGCCTATGGTGACGCTGCTCAGCATTGTCCCTCTCTGGGAAATTCTCTGTCGCACGCTGTCGATACCCGATTATCTACTGCCTTCGCCCAGCCGAATAATAAATGCCTTTTACGAAGTAGATTCCGCTCGTTGGCTGGATCATCTGTGGGCGACATTGCGTGTTGCGGTATTGGGTTTTGGCCTCTCGATGCTGATCAGCTTTCCCCTGGCGGTCGCTATGGTCTGCTCTCGCTATATGACCAAGACGCTGTATCCGCTTTTGGTCATTATTCAGTCGACCCCTGTGGTAGCGGTAGCGCCCCTGATAATTGTGATCTTCGGAACCGGGGACGCCCCGCGACTTACCATTACCTGCCTGATCACCTTCTTCCCACTTGTGGTGGCCATGACGACGGGCATGCTGGAAACCCCGAGTGAGCTGATCGAGCTATCCCGCTCACTCCGGGCCGGTCGTCGTAAGGAGATACTTCAGATACGCCTGCCCTACGCCACGCCGCATATCTTCAGTGGTATGAAAGTCGCCATTACGCTCTCCATCATCGGTGCTGTCGTTGCGGAATTTGTCGCCGCGGAAAAAGGGCTGGGATATTTCATCCAGTTCTCGACATCCTTCTTTAAAGTGCCGCAGGCGTTTTCCTCTCTCATATTCTTGTCTGCGGTCAGTTTGGCACTGTTCAAGCTTGTGCAGTGGATTCAACAGCGCTTCTTTAGCTGGAGCTTACCGAAGGACCAGCGCGTGTAA
- a CDS encoding ABC transporter substrate-binding protein, with the protein MRLLNFSKTLAGFVLLLCSPALWAADKVTFQLDWLPGGDKAAVYVGIAKGFFADEGLEVEIAQGRGSTDAITKLATGRSDVGLADIGALLAARAESNVEVKAVMTVFSDAPHAFFTLEDSGINGVADIDGKRLASSPFTSSNMFLPLLLDMSGLPEDSVKLIKADPGALNPMLVNGATDAIIAWVTDIPKYRAQAEGAGKSIKVIPWYSAGLSIYSSSLIASETFIDERPDVAKRFVRAYKKSMDYTWANPEESGAAVHTAVPEVDALIAAETIKSIKSLVYNDISAKDGLGALEAKRLEKTWQIVAKAKGLDSAALDPEAAVSRQLLD; encoded by the coding sequence ATGCGTCTACTCAACTTTTCGAAGACCCTTGCGGGTTTTGTTTTGCTGCTGTGCTCACCGGCGCTGTGGGCTGCCGATAAAGTCACTTTTCAACTGGATTGGCTGCCGGGCGGGGATAAAGCCGCCGTTTACGTTGGTATTGCCAAGGGGTTCTTTGCTGACGAGGGGCTGGAAGTCGAGATCGCCCAGGGTCGAGGCAGCACTGACGCCATTACCAAGCTGGCTACTGGCCGATCCGATGTTGGCCTTGCAGATATCGGCGCCCTGCTCGCCGCCCGCGCGGAAAGCAATGTGGAAGTCAAAGCGGTGATGACCGTTTTTAGCGATGCTCCCCATGCGTTCTTCACCCTGGAGGATAGCGGTATCAACGGGGTAGCGGACATAGACGGCAAGCGCCTCGCCTCTTCCCCGTTCACTTCGTCCAATATGTTCCTGCCACTGCTGCTGGATATGAGCGGCCTTCCCGAAGACAGTGTGAAGCTCATTAAGGCGGATCCTGGTGCACTGAATCCTATGCTGGTGAACGGCGCTACCGATGCCATCATTGCCTGGGTAACGGACATCCCGAAATACCGGGCGCAAGCAGAAGGCGCGGGCAAGTCGATCAAGGTTATTCCCTGGTATAGCGCCGGCCTTTCAATCTACTCATCATCTCTGATCGCCAGTGAAACTTTTATTGACGAGCGACCGGACGTAGCCAAGCGCTTTGTACGCGCTTATAAAAAATCCATGGACTATACCTGGGCTAACCCGGAAGAGAGTGGTGCTGCTGTGCACACAGCCGTACCCGAAGTCGATGCATTAATTGCTGCCGAGACCATCAAATCCATCAAATCACTGGTGTACAACGACATCAGCGCAAAAGATGGACTGGGTGCTCTGGAAGCAAAGCGCCTGGAAAAAACCTGGCAGATCGTCGCCAAAGCAAAAGGCTTGGACTCTGCGGCGCTGGACCCGGAAGCGGCAGTGAGTCGACAACTGCTGGACTGA
- a CDS encoding helix-turn-helix transcriptional regulator: MASVLEQEHSLILALYGSLTNRSGFHAFLEALANAVHGCASQLIVVRRSPMQIDHLWYHGLSEEFLAWYQENNMIAQDVVTNHAVRQPPGQFQSALPLLLEFHPDKDYEKWETEQDMLDSAWLVIDRSDTHTFFLSIQRTVAQGAFLRSDLESLNRLVPHIRQTIQLYRQMASRSRIADSLSGVIEILPDATFVLDSFSSIIYSNRAARELIQRERCLSIHDERFTFDEKELQAIFMRTSAEVVRSSMGQGVYCSEALLLKRRDRSPLILTICPIESSELLSGGALVTVYDSNGRPLPTARQIAKYFDLTEAEAQICESLAIGQDIQAIADIRGRSVATVRNQLKKIFEKTGCTRQGELISRILSALLR, from the coding sequence ATGGCTTCAGTACTCGAACAAGAACACAGCCTGATTCTCGCGCTCTATGGCTCATTGACCAATCGCAGCGGTTTTCATGCATTCCTTGAGGCGTTGGCGAACGCAGTTCATGGTTGCGCTTCACAGCTCATCGTAGTTCGCAGAAGCCCCATGCAAATCGACCATCTCTGGTATCACGGTCTGTCCGAGGAATTCCTGGCCTGGTACCAGGAAAACAACATGATCGCGCAGGATGTGGTTACCAATCATGCGGTCCGCCAGCCGCCGGGACAGTTTCAGTCTGCGCTACCGCTGTTACTGGAGTTTCACCCGGACAAAGATTATGAAAAATGGGAAACCGAGCAGGACATGCTCGATTCTGCATGGCTGGTAATCGACAGATCGGATACGCATACGTTTTTCCTCAGTATCCAACGTACCGTGGCCCAGGGCGCTTTTCTACGCAGTGATCTGGAGTCCCTCAATCGTTTGGTGCCACATATTCGTCAAACGATTCAGCTCTATCGGCAAATGGCGTCCCGCAGCCGAATAGCGGATTCGCTGTCTGGGGTCATTGAGATACTGCCGGATGCGACTTTTGTGCTGGATAGCTTTTCGTCGATAATTTATTCAAATCGGGCAGCACGTGAGCTGATTCAACGTGAGCGGTGCCTGAGTATCCACGATGAGCGATTTACGTTCGATGAGAAAGAGCTTCAGGCAATCTTTATGAGAACCTCAGCCGAGGTTGTACGTTCCAGCATGGGACAGGGCGTCTATTGCAGCGAGGCACTTTTGCTTAAAAGGCGTGATCGCAGCCCTTTGATATTAACCATCTGCCCCATTGAAAGTAGTGAACTGCTTTCAGGCGGTGCGCTGGTAACAGTATATGATTCAAACGGCCGCCCTCTTCCTACTGCGCGTCAAATCGCCAAATATTTCGATCTGACGGAAGCTGAAGCGCAAATCTGTGAAAGCCTTGCCATCGGCCAGGATATCCAGGCGATCGCCGATATCAGGGGACGCAGTGTGGCCACAGTGCGAAATCAACTGAAGAAAATCTTCGAAAAAACCGGCTGTACTCGCCAGGGAGAGTTGATCAGCCGAATTCTCTCTGCATTGTTGCGCTAA
- a CDS encoding acyl-CoA thioesterase — protein MEARDHQLSMSVLMTPDMANFSGKVHGGELLSYLDKVAYACASRFAGCYVVTLTVDRVLFRESINVGELVTFLASVNYTGNTSMEIGIKVVTEDIRKRTTRHTNSCYFTMVALGEDGRPIPVPKFEPITLIEKRRFEAAILRRKLQREQEEAHMEIKKKVEQELGGDLRELA, from the coding sequence ATGGAAGCCCGAGATCACCAGCTCAGCATGAGCGTTTTGATGACGCCAGACATGGCCAACTTTTCCGGCAAGGTACACGGTGGTGAACTGCTGTCTTATCTGGACAAAGTGGCCTATGCCTGTGCCAGCCGTTTTGCCGGCTGCTATGTGGTTACACTGACGGTAGACCGCGTGCTATTCAGGGAGTCGATCAACGTGGGGGAACTGGTGACTTTCCTCGCGTCCGTAAACTACACGGGCAATACCTCAATGGAAATCGGCATCAAGGTGGTTACCGAAGACATCCGCAAGCGGACCACCAGGCACACCAATAGCTGCTATTTCACGATGGTTGCACTGGGAGAAGATGGACGCCCCATTCCTGTGCCCAAGTTTGAACCCATCACATTAATCGAAAAGCGCCGCTTCGAAGCGGCTATTTTGCGCCGCAAGTTGCAGAGAGAGCAGGAAGAGGCGCACATGGAGATCAAGAAAAAGGTGGAGCAGGAACTGGGCGGCGACCTCCGCGAACTTGCCTAG
- a CDS encoding NAD(P)H-binding protein, translating to MTSNVPENQTHKRLLLVGATGLVGKEVMRQALSNPQVVSVVAPVRRQLTVYPSLNAHPKLHAPIVDFDQLSGTEDWWEVDAVICTLGTTMRKAASREAFFTVDHDYPLAVAHFARLHGTPTYALNSAVGADPDSRFFYNRTKGKLEHALRGVGFESLTFVRPGLIGGQRDEFRFGERVAAALLKISGPILPRRWRINPAEKIARALLDAALRAPQGAHIVDSAELA from the coding sequence ATGACCAGTAACGTGCCGGAGAATCAAACTCACAAACGCCTTCTGTTGGTCGGTGCAACGGGCCTGGTCGGCAAAGAAGTGATGCGGCAGGCATTGAGTAACCCGCAGGTTGTGTCCGTGGTCGCCCCGGTGAGGCGCCAGTTAACCGTATACCCCTCGTTAAACGCACACCCTAAATTACATGCGCCCATCGTGGACTTCGATCAGCTATCAGGGACAGAGGACTGGTGGGAGGTAGATGCGGTGATCTGCACCCTCGGTACTACGATGCGCAAAGCGGCTTCTCGGGAAGCATTTTTCACGGTAGATCACGACTACCCATTGGCGGTTGCGCACTTCGCCAGACTGCACGGCACACCAACTTATGCACTCAATTCTGCCGTCGGGGCTGATCCGGACTCGCGCTTTTTCTATAACCGAACCAAGGGAAAGCTTGAACATGCGTTGCGAGGTGTTGGGTTCGAATCCTTGACGTTTGTGCGTCCGGGATTGATTGGCGGGCAGCGTGATGAGTTTCGTTTCGGTGAACGTGTGGCTGCGGCACTTCTCAAGATTTCCGGGCCCATATTGCCGCGACGTTGGCGTATTAACCCGGCGGAGAAGATCGCGCGGGCGCTGCTGGATGCAGCACTCAGGGCCCCACAGGGTGCCCATATCGTAGATTCCGCTGAGCTGGCGTGA
- a CDS encoding ABC transporter ATP-binding protein has protein sequence MNPYVTLKGVGHTYISDEGKAIKALHDVNFDISKHEFVAVVGPSGCGKSTLLRLLTGLLIPSEGAVEMFGKEVEGPRDETGIVFQKPTLLPWLSVKENVLFPIRHKHGAVKTADKRRADELLAMAGLSEFAERMPDELSGGMQQRVGIVRALLLDPEILIMDEPFSALDALTREEMGFDLLKIWHERPKAVLFITHSISEAVLLADRVLIMSERPGTISGEIAIDLPRPRSTATIQDSRFGRYTDEIRRYIYQPREAAPAPSIAKAVNL, from the coding sequence ATGAATCCTTACGTAACCTTGAAAGGCGTTGGGCATACCTATATTAGCGATGAAGGCAAGGCCATCAAGGCATTGCACGATGTGAACTTTGATATCAGCAAGCATGAATTTGTTGCCGTAGTTGGACCTTCCGGTTGTGGCAAGTCTACCCTGTTGCGACTCCTCACCGGTCTTCTGATCCCATCCGAAGGTGCCGTGGAAATGTTCGGCAAAGAAGTCGAAGGACCGCGGGATGAAACCGGGATCGTATTTCAAAAGCCCACGCTGTTGCCATGGCTCAGCGTGAAAGAGAATGTCTTGTTTCCCATACGGCATAAGCACGGGGCCGTAAAAACAGCGGATAAACGGCGAGCGGATGAACTGCTCGCGATGGCAGGACTGTCGGAATTTGCCGAACGCATGCCCGATGAGCTCTCTGGCGGTATGCAACAGCGTGTTGGTATCGTCCGCGCGCTACTTCTCGACCCTGAAATTCTAATTATGGACGAGCCTTTCTCGGCCCTTGATGCCCTGACTCGTGAGGAAATGGGTTTTGATCTGCTGAAAATTTGGCACGAGCGACCGAAAGCCGTTCTGTTTATTACCCACTCCATCTCAGAAGCGGTGCTACTTGCAGACCGTGTGCTGATCATGAGCGAGAGACCCGGAACCATCAGCGGTGAAATAGCCATCGACCTGCCGCGTCCCCGTTCCACGGCAACCATTCAGGACAGTCGCTTCGGTCGTTATACCGATGAAATCCGTCGATATATCTACCAGCCCCGTGAAGCCGCCCCCGCGCCATCTATCGCAAAAGCAGTAAACCTATGA